The Caulifigura coniformis genome includes a region encoding these proteins:
- a CDS encoding metallophosphoesterase family protein: MDGKNTFEIAAVGDLHYGSGQPVPSLAELSAGADVLVLCGDLTDHGLPEEAHQLAKDLAAVHIPVVAVLGNHDYESGHEEEVRQILTSARASVLDGEACEIGGVGFAGAKGFAGGFGRGTLQSWGERAVKVFVQEAIDEALKLEKALARLRTPQIVAVLHYAPVQTTVEGEPVEIFPFLGSSRLEEPLNRYSVAATFHGHAHRGTFEGKTQAGRAVYNVSLPLMRKQFPGKPPVCRLSLPLTNPPKEADRAEPS, from the coding sequence ATGGATGGAAAGAACACCTTTGAAATCGCTGCTGTCGGAGACCTGCATTACGGGAGCGGCCAACCGGTGCCTTCACTGGCGGAACTGTCCGCCGGGGCGGATGTCCTCGTCCTCTGCGGTGACCTGACCGATCATGGGCTGCCGGAGGAAGCGCACCAGCTGGCGAAAGATCTCGCAGCCGTTCATATCCCTGTCGTCGCCGTGCTGGGCAATCACGACTACGAATCGGGGCACGAGGAGGAGGTCCGGCAGATCCTGACGAGCGCGCGGGCCAGCGTTCTGGATGGCGAAGCCTGCGAGATTGGCGGAGTTGGATTCGCCGGGGCCAAGGGGTTCGCCGGAGGCTTTGGACGTGGAACGCTGCAATCGTGGGGCGAACGGGCGGTGAAGGTGTTCGTTCAGGAAGCGATCGACGAAGCCCTGAAGCTGGAGAAGGCGCTGGCTCGCTTGCGCACCCCGCAGATCGTTGCCGTCCTGCATTACGCTCCGGTCCAGACCACGGTCGAGGGGGAGCCGGTCGAGATCTTTCCGTTCCTGGGAAGCAGCCGGCTGGAAGAGCCGCTGAATCGCTACTCCGTCGCCGCGACGTTTCACGGCCATGCGCACCGGGGCACTTTTGAAGGAAAAACGCAGGCCGGACGTGCGGTTTATAACGTCTCCCTGCCGCTCATGCGGAAGCAGTTTCCGGGGAAACCTCCGGTCTGTCGGCTGAGCCTGCCGCTCACCAACCCGCCCAAAGAAGCGGACCGCGCCGAACCGTCCTGA
- a CDS encoding ABC transporter permease: MTRSPGRYFSDYGMVGVLLILCLFFSAVTLSERPPTKEKAAAQVSSTIQDIGKSPSVLIAGGDQPLEKEFVQLLEARLQASGARVLGVAQGEPKDARRELERLAALGEKLDAIACTGATANWLLFQDVAAEFPALGAPRVVSPHGQRWPTFLSSSNLLNIANQIAVIAILAIGMTIVIITGGIDLSVGSLLALSAVVSTRLVRDVGGGVNAAAGAMVGACFAGIAVAGVIGAFSGLMITRFRIPPFIVTLAMMLVASGLAFTLSAGESIYQVPESFVRLGRGTEILGLPNAVVLMLALYLAAQVLMSRTVLGRHFYCVGGNRTAAWLSGVRVERVLLVAYVISGLLAGLGGVIMASQLKSGAPTYGAMYELYVIAAVVVGGASLSGGEGRMFGTLVGAFTIAVIQNGMNLMNVQSYTQKVVLGLVILGAVVFDKLRH, encoded by the coding sequence ATGACGCGCTCCCCGGGACGTTACTTCTCCGACTACGGAATGGTCGGCGTGTTGCTGATCCTTTGCCTGTTCTTCAGCGCGGTCACACTCAGTGAACGGCCTCCCACGAAAGAGAAGGCCGCGGCGCAGGTCAGCTCGACGATCCAGGACATCGGAAAGTCGCCGTCCGTTCTGATCGCCGGTGGAGACCAACCCCTCGAGAAGGAGTTCGTGCAACTCCTCGAGGCCAGACTCCAGGCATCAGGAGCGAGGGTGCTCGGGGTTGCGCAGGGGGAACCGAAGGACGCGCGGCGCGAACTCGAGCGTCTGGCAGCGCTCGGTGAAAAGCTGGACGCGATCGCCTGTACGGGGGCGACGGCGAACTGGCTGCTGTTTCAAGACGTGGCCGCCGAGTTCCCTGCGCTCGGCGCGCCGCGGGTCGTCTCACCGCACGGCCAGCGCTGGCCCACCTTTCTCAGCTCGAGCAACCTGCTCAACATCGCCAACCAGATTGCCGTCATCGCCATCCTGGCGATCGGGATGACGATCGTCATCATCACGGGCGGGATCGATCTTTCCGTCGGCAGCCTGCTGGCGCTCTCGGCCGTTGTTTCCACGCGTCTGGTTCGCGATGTCGGCGGCGGAGTGAACGCCGCGGCTGGGGCGATGGTGGGGGCCTGCTTCGCGGGCATCGCTGTGGCCGGGGTCATCGGCGCGTTCTCGGGCTTGATGATCACCCGGTTCCGGATTCCGCCGTTCATCGTCACCCTGGCGATGATGCTCGTTGCGAGCGGGCTGGCGTTTACGCTTTCGGCCGGGGAATCCATCTACCAGGTTCCGGAGTCGTTCGTGCGACTGGGACGCGGGACGGAAATCCTGGGGCTGCCCAACGCGGTAGTGCTGATGCTGGCGCTCTATCTCGCAGCCCAGGTCCTGATGTCGCGAACCGTGCTCGGGCGGCATTTCTACTGCGTCGGCGGAAATCGGACTGCGGCCTGGCTGTCCGGCGTGCGCGTCGAACGCGTGCTGCTCGTCGCCTACGTCATCAGCGGACTGCTCGCCGGGCTGGGAGGCGTGATCATGGCCTCACAGCTCAAGAGCGGCGCTCCGACCTATGGCGCCATGTACGAGTTGTACGTGATCGCCGCGGTCGTGGTTGGAGGCGCCAGCCTCAGCGGCGGCGAAGGCCGGATGTTCGGCACGCTGGTGGGGGCCTTCACGATCGCGGTCATCCAGAACGGAATGAACCTGATGAACGTGCAAAGCTATACGCAGAAGGTCGTGCTTGGGCTCGTAATCCTGGGAGCGGTCGTTTTCGACAAGCTGCGCCACTGA
- a CDS encoding substrate-binding domain-containing protein codes for MTRRSLLAIACLAVLFQGCNKPASPEAGTSVPPATRTIGVSLLTLENPFFKVIGDNIAAEGKQHGYEAIVVSADKDVAKQGNQVKDFIVKKVSAIVLSPCDSKSIIPVIQEANAAGIPVFTVDIPCNEPGVKIVTQVATDNYGGGKEAARAMIEALGAGGGKIVVLHMPQAESCRLRVKGFREVVDEHNASAAAKVEIVSELESGGAKDTGYKAAEDAVQAHPDLRGIFAINDPAALGARAALERAAKADQVVIVGFDGQPEGKQAIREGKIYADPIQFPARMGVEVVKAIVDHSQGKDVPPQTLIPTSLYRQADALSDPELK; via the coding sequence ATGACTCGACGGTCCCTGCTCGCGATCGCCTGTCTCGCCGTGCTGTTCCAGGGCTGTAACAAGCCCGCGTCTCCCGAGGCGGGAACGTCCGTCCCACCTGCGACACGAACGATCGGAGTGTCTCTACTGACGCTTGAGAATCCGTTCTTCAAGGTGATCGGCGACAACATCGCGGCCGAAGGGAAGCAGCACGGCTACGAAGCCATCGTGGTCAGTGCCGACAAGGACGTCGCAAAGCAGGGGAACCAGGTCAAGGACTTCATCGTCAAGAAGGTCAGCGCGATCGTGCTGAGCCCCTGCGATTCGAAGTCGATCATCCCGGTGATCCAGGAAGCCAACGCGGCAGGCATTCCGGTCTTCACCGTCGACATTCCGTGCAATGAACCGGGCGTTAAGATCGTGACGCAGGTGGCGACGGACAACTACGGCGGAGGTAAAGAAGCGGCGCGGGCGATGATTGAAGCTCTCGGCGCGGGGGGCGGAAAGATCGTCGTGCTGCACATGCCGCAGGCCGAATCGTGCCGGCTACGGGTGAAGGGGTTCCGCGAGGTGGTCGACGAACACAATGCCTCCGCCGCCGCGAAAGTCGAGATCGTCAGCGAACTGGAAAGTGGCGGCGCGAAGGACACCGGCTACAAGGCCGCGGAAGACGCGGTCCAGGCGCATCCCGATCTGCGGGGAATCTTCGCGATCAATGATCCTGCCGCCCTGGGCGCCAGGGCCGCTCTCGAACGGGCCGCCAAGGCCGATCAGGTCGTCATCGTAGGTTTCGACGGACAACCCGAAGGAAAACAGGCGATCAGGGAGGGGAAGATCTACGCCGATCCGATCCAGTTTCCAGCCAGGATGGGGGTCGAGGTCGTGAAGGCCATCGTCGATCATTCGCAGGGAAAAGACGTCCCGCCGCAGACCCTCATTCCAACCAGCCTGTATCGGCAGGCGGATGCCCTCAGCGATCCTGAGTTGAAGTGA
- a CDS encoding M20 family metallopeptidase: protein MIVSDRQRTVEDILCRLIEIPSVNPMGREVDHDIAFEYRLTDWLERFFRSLGVPCERWDVAPGRPNLVARYDAPHASSTILLDVHQDTVPVDGMTVPPFEPIVQNGRITGRGSADVKGGMAAMLFAFRRLVEERPAGSANVVLSCTCDEEATTLGIRDLVDAWTSGRSKLLPSAPDFAIIAEPTLLDVVVAHRGVLRFRIRTTGVACHSSDPTQGVNAIYRMARVVARLEQYAAALPSSAEPHPLCGAATLSVGRIDGGMSVNIVPDSCTIEIDRRLRPGESFDRAYADIQEVVTRDLDFPVEFEPPWIECPPLSDAFNGSLTRTLLDHIEAVAGTREAIGVPFGTHAAYTSGAGIPSVVFGPGSIAQAHTRDEFIEIDQLQMAAEILFRVCAGPPARRPE, encoded by the coding sequence ATGATCGTCTCCGACAGGCAACGCACGGTCGAAGACATTCTCTGTCGACTGATCGAGATCCCCAGTGTCAATCCGATGGGACGCGAAGTCGACCACGACATCGCGTTCGAGTATCGATTGACCGACTGGCTCGAACGATTCTTCCGGTCGCTCGGGGTTCCCTGCGAACGCTGGGACGTTGCTCCCGGTCGCCCCAACCTGGTCGCGCGATATGACGCTCCCCACGCTTCGAGCACGATCCTGCTCGATGTCCATCAGGACACCGTCCCCGTCGACGGGATGACCGTGCCCCCCTTCGAACCGATCGTCCAGAATGGAAGGATCACCGGACGCGGCTCGGCCGACGTCAAGGGGGGGATGGCGGCCATGCTCTTCGCGTTTCGCCGGCTGGTCGAGGAGCGGCCTGCCGGTTCGGCCAATGTCGTCCTCAGCTGCACCTGCGATGAGGAAGCCACGACGCTGGGAATCCGCGACCTCGTTGATGCCTGGACGTCGGGCCGTTCGAAGCTGCTGCCGTCCGCCCCCGATTTCGCGATCATCGCGGAGCCGACGTTGCTCGACGTCGTCGTCGCGCATCGCGGAGTTCTGAGATTCCGCATTCGGACGACCGGCGTAGCCTGCCACAGCTCCGATCCGACACAAGGCGTGAATGCGATCTATCGCATGGCCAGAGTTGTGGCGCGCCTGGAACAGTATGCGGCCGCCTTGCCGTCCAGTGCGGAGCCTCATCCCCTGTGCGGCGCTGCAACGCTCAGCGTCGGACGCATCGACGGGGGAATGAGCGTCAACATTGTTCCCGACTCGTGCACGATCGAGATCGATCGCCGGTTGCGGCCGGGTGAATCCTTCGACCGGGCGTATGCCGACATTCAGGAGGTTGTGACTCGCGACCTGGACTTTCCCGTCGAGTTCGAACCTCCATGGATCGAATGCCCGCCTCTTTCGGATGCATTCAACGGATCGCTCACCCGAACCCTGCTCGACCATATCGAAGCGGTGGCCGGCACTCGCGAGGCGATCGGCGTCCCCTTCGGCACACATGCGGCCTACACCTCCGGGGCAGGAATTCCTTCCGTTGTCTTCGGACCCGGCTCGATTGCGCAGGCCCACACCAGGGATGAGTTCATCGAGATTGATCAGCTGCAAATGGCAGCGGAGATCCTTTTTCGCGTCTGTGCGGGGCCGCCGGCGCGCCGCCCGGAGTAG
- a CDS encoding PSD1 and planctomycete cytochrome C domain-containing protein yields MSIRIHSLFLLLLANGGFAGAADAPDKAGIEYFERSVRPLLVKHCAECHDDGNAEGGLSISSRSALLKGGDSGTSLIPGKPEESRLIQAIRYKNPDLQMPPKGVMAAAEIQALEKWVAMGAPDPRSEVVATTPTRLTGMSIDAGREFWSMKPVARPEPPTVRNAQWVQTPIDAFVLSQLEKHGLSPAPPADRRTLLRRATLDLTGLPPTVEEVDAFLEDQSPDAFQRVIERLLASPQYGVRWGRHWLDVARYADSNGLDENLAFGNAWRYRDYVIDAFNRGKPFDRFLIEQVAGDLLPDADAETRTATGFLVLGAKVLAEPDREKLVMDTIDEQLDTIGKAFLGLTLGCARCHDHKFDPILQSDYYALAGIFKSTKTFGDSNTGAIKHWNEFSLATDAEREAMKGVDSAIAEKQKAALSFKSSSIAKVRETARSKAADYLAAASGLRPGMSLAEVEPIAHERGLHPRILHHCRLHLSYHEDDPLFDRWRELTAAGDASGIATHYAALFADAEKAFAETKQADPKATTLTDPMLEAARSALHDAAGFLAVPPQPEFAFDAETLAEYYRLAEESRVLESGAPDLASAMSVADGTVTATLPIHIRGSHRNLGTPIERGVPEVLRVSLTTPEFPKEHSGRLELARWMADARHPLTSRVAVNRIWRWHFGSGLVASTENFGVLGDRPSHPELLDWLASEFVNSGWSMRELHRLILKSSAYQMSAVHPQADVAINADPENRWLWKFPMQRLDAEQIRDSVLAIAGRLDNGLGGKMVPLRNRQFVFDHTSIDHTKYESLRRAAYLPVIRNNVYTLFEQFDFPDPTMPTGSRTSTTVAPQALFLMNSELVLDSSDLLARQLIDEAATDEARLLIAYRRTLGRLPEADEVARGLAFLADATSTSLTRSDKVESSAVERAWSLLCQSLFASNEFLYVR; encoded by the coding sequence ATGAGCATCCGGATTCACTCCCTGTTCCTGCTCCTGCTCGCGAATGGCGGCTTCGCCGGCGCCGCAGATGCTCCCGACAAGGCTGGCATTGAGTATTTCGAACGCTCAGTGCGTCCACTCCTGGTCAAGCACTGTGCGGAATGCCACGACGACGGCAACGCCGAGGGGGGGCTGTCGATCTCATCGCGCAGCGCGTTGCTCAAGGGGGGAGACTCAGGGACCTCCCTCATTCCCGGGAAGCCGGAGGAGAGCCGGCTGATCCAGGCGATTCGCTACAAGAATCCGGATCTGCAAATGCCGCCGAAAGGCGTCATGGCCGCGGCCGAGATCCAGGCGCTCGAGAAATGGGTCGCAATGGGGGCTCCCGATCCGCGGTCCGAAGTGGTCGCGACGACTCCGACACGGCTCACTGGAATGAGCATCGACGCTGGTCGCGAGTTCTGGTCGATGAAACCCGTGGCGCGTCCCGAGCCTCCGACCGTGAGGAACGCTCAATGGGTCCAGACGCCGATTGACGCGTTCGTTCTCAGCCAGCTCGAGAAACATGGATTGTCACCTGCCCCGCCCGCCGATCGGCGGACGCTCCTCCGCCGGGCGACACTCGACCTGACGGGCCTTCCGCCGACCGTCGAGGAGGTCGATGCGTTTCTTGAGGATCAGTCTCCCGATGCGTTCCAGCGTGTGATCGAGCGTCTGCTGGCGTCCCCCCAATACGGGGTGCGCTGGGGTCGCCACTGGCTCGATGTCGCCCGCTATGCGGATTCAAACGGCCTCGATGAGAACCTCGCTTTCGGCAACGCCTGGCGTTATCGCGACTATGTCATTGATGCATTCAATCGCGGAAAACCATTCGACCGTTTCCTGATCGAGCAGGTGGCCGGCGACCTCCTGCCAGACGCTGACGCGGAAACGCGAACGGCGACGGGATTCCTGGTTCTCGGCGCGAAAGTGCTTGCGGAGCCCGATCGTGAAAAGCTCGTCATGGACACGATCGACGAGCAGCTCGACACCATCGGCAAGGCATTCCTGGGGCTGACCCTCGGATGCGCCCGCTGCCACGACCACAAGTTCGACCCCATCCTGCAATCGGACTACTACGCGCTCGCTGGAATCTTCAAGAGCACGAAGACCTTCGGCGATTCGAACACCGGCGCCATCAAGCACTGGAACGAATTCTCCCTGGCGACGGACGCCGAGCGGGAAGCGATGAAGGGCGTCGACTCGGCCATCGCCGAGAAGCAGAAGGCCGCTTTGTCCTTCAAGTCGAGCTCGATCGCCAAAGTCCGCGAGACGGCCCGCTCGAAGGCGGCCGACTACCTGGCGGCGGCCTCTGGCCTGCGACCCGGGATGTCGCTGGCGGAAGTCGAACCGATCGCGCACGAGCGGGGCCTGCATCCGCGGATCCTGCATCATTGCCGTCTGCACCTTTCCTATCACGAAGACGACCCTCTGTTCGATCGCTGGCGCGAGCTGACGGCGGCAGGCGATGCCTCGGGAATTGCGACTCACTACGCAGCGCTCTTCGCTGATGCCGAGAAAGCTTTCGCCGAAACAAAGCAGGCGGACCCGAAAGCGACGACGCTGACTGATCCGATGCTGGAGGCCGCCCGATCGGCGCTTCACGATGCAGCCGGGTTCCTCGCCGTTCCCCCTCAGCCGGAGTTCGCCTTTGATGCCGAAACGCTGGCCGAGTACTACCGGCTGGCGGAAGAGTCTCGCGTGCTTGAGAGCGGCGCCCCCGATCTCGCATCGGCAATGAGCGTCGCCGATGGAACCGTCACCGCCACCCTGCCGATCCATATCCGCGGAAGCCATCGCAATCTGGGAACGCCGATTGAACGCGGTGTTCCGGAAGTATTGAGGGTGTCGCTGACCACGCCGGAGTTTCCCAAGGAGCACAGCGGGCGTCTCGAGCTCGCACGCTGGATGGCCGATGCCCGTCATCCGCTGACCTCCCGCGTCGCCGTCAACCGGATCTGGCGCTGGCACTTTGGCAGCGGACTGGTGGCCTCGACCGAGAATTTCGGCGTGCTGGGGGACCGGCCTTCGCACCCGGAGCTGCTCGACTGGCTGGCGAGTGAGTTTGTGAACTCCGGCTGGTCGATGCGGGAGCTGCACCGGTTGATCCTCAAGTCGAGCGCTTACCAGATGTCGGCCGTGCATCCACAGGCGGATGTCGCCATCAACGCCGATCCCGAGAACCGCTGGCTGTGGAAGTTTCCGATGCAGCGGCTGGACGCGGAGCAGATCCGTGACTCAGTGCTGGCCATCGCGGGCCGGTTGGACAACGGGCTGGGGGGCAAGATGGTTCCGCTCCGCAACCGGCAGTTCGTGTTTGACCACACTTCGATCGATCACACGAAGTATGAGAGCCTCCGACGTGCGGCCTACCTGCCGGTGATCCGCAACAACGTCTACACCCTGTTCGAGCAGTTTGATTTTCCCGATCCGACGATGCCGACGGGAAGCCGCACCTCTACGACTGTGGCGCCGCAGGCCCTGTTCCTGATGAACTCGGAGCTGGTCCTCGATTCGTCCGACCTCCTCGCACGTCAGCTGATCGACGAGGCGGCGACGGATGAGGCCCGGCTGCTGATCGCGTATCGCCGAACCCTGGGACGACTGCCGGAGGCCGACGAAGTGGCCCGCGGCCTGGCGTTTCTGGCGGACGCCACTTCGACATCCCTGACGCGATCCGACAAGGTCGAATCGTCGGCAGTGGAACGGGCATGGTCGCTTCTGTGCCAGAGTCTGTTTGCGTCGAACGAGTTCCTGTACGTGAGATAG
- a CDS encoding nucleotidyltransferase family protein: MIMHTSPEHSHYDVSECMDFYRGVLTILSDQKVPFLVGGGYALFVLTGISRMTKDLDLFIRREDIPRTLKSLAEAGFETELAYSHWLAKARKGDDFVDLIFSSGNGHCPVDEGWFQNAVSATIGGLPIKLAPAEEMIWQKSFIMERERYDGADIAHLFHVRARTLDWNRLLRRFGSDWRVLLSHLILFGFIYPGEQRLVPVGVMQELIDRLKREVDSPPPADLECGGTLLSREQYAVDVNDWNYLDKRLVPRGEMTPLQVAEWTPPKGSA, encoded by the coding sequence ATGATCATGCACACCTCTCCCGAGCACTCGCATTATGACGTGTCCGAGTGCATGGACTTCTATCGCGGCGTCCTGACGATTCTGTCCGACCAGAAAGTTCCCTTTCTCGTGGGCGGCGGGTACGCGCTGTTCGTCCTGACGGGAATCTCCCGGATGACGAAGGACCTCGACCTGTTTATTCGCAGGGAAGACATCCCGCGAACTCTCAAGTCGCTCGCCGAGGCCGGTTTCGAGACCGAACTGGCCTACTCCCACTGGCTCGCCAAGGCCCGAAAGGGAGACGACTTTGTCGACCTGATCTTCAGTTCCGGGAACGGGCACTGCCCCGTCGACGAGGGCTGGTTCCAGAATGCCGTCAGTGCAACGATCGGTGGCCTGCCCATCAAGCTGGCGCCGGCCGAAGAGATGATCTGGCAGAAGTCGTTCATCATGGAACGCGAGCGTTACGACGGGGCCGATATTGCACACCTGTTCCATGTCCGGGCCAGGACTCTCGACTGGAACCGCCTGCTGCGGCGTTTCGGGAGCGATTGGCGCGTCCTGCTGTCGCACCTGATCCTGTTCGGCTTCATTTACCCCGGCGAACAACGACTCGTTCCGGTTGGAGTCATGCAGGAATTGATCGACCGGCTTAAAAGGGAAGTCGATTCCCCACCCCCCGCTGATCTCGAATGTGGCGGCACGCTGTTGTCGCGAGAACAGTATGCCGTCGATGTGAATGACTGGAACTACCTCGATAAGCGGCTTGTTCCGCGGGGCGAGATGACGCCGCTGCAAGTCGCCGAATGGACCCCGCCAAAGGGCAGTGCTTGA
- a CDS encoding DUF1501 domain-containing protein, which yields MNPPNPLLSRRHALKASAIGFGHLAFGALLNGTAEGSSSDAGGRAPLPHFPARAKRVVFLFMKGGPSHVDTFDPKPLLDRDHMKAPPFELPAVTFAKQGNLLKSPWKFRQYGESGLPVSDLFPRVARHIDDLCILRSVHGTNPAHGGALLKLHTGSDQFVRPSMGAWVSYGLGTENQNLPAFVTICPTLAHGGMNNWGAAFLPAYCQGTPIGTASQKAATVQVKNIVNPRVDPQLQRRQLDLLAAMNRRDLESMDGDQTLEGRLQSFELAFRMQSVMPEVQDLTRESAATHQLYGVDDPVTENFGRQCLMARRFLERGVRFVQVTHSDSEVQWDQHGDLYRGHTKNAAEVDKPIAGFLADLKGRGLLEDTLVLWGGEFGRTPTAQGTDGRDHNPHGFTMWMAGAGVKGGFAYGATDDYGYYAVENKMHVNDLHATILHLMGLDHERLTYRYAGRDFRLTDVGGRVATDILA from the coding sequence GTGAACCCGCCGAACCCACTCCTCTCGCGCCGCCATGCCCTGAAAGCCTCCGCCATCGGCTTCGGCCACCTTGCGTTCGGCGCCCTGCTCAATGGGACGGCGGAAGGATCATCCTCGGACGCAGGTGGCCGCGCGCCGCTGCCACATTTCCCCGCGCGGGCCAAGAGGGTCGTGTTCCTGTTCATGAAGGGAGGGCCTTCGCACGTCGACACGTTCGACCCCAAGCCGCTGCTCGACCGCGACCACATGAAGGCCCCGCCATTCGAGCTTCCGGCCGTCACCTTCGCCAAGCAGGGAAACCTGCTGAAGTCCCCCTGGAAATTCCGCCAGTATGGCGAAAGCGGATTGCCGGTGAGCGACCTGTTTCCCAGAGTCGCCCGGCATATCGATGACCTGTGCATCCTGAGATCGGTCCACGGAACGAACCCGGCCCACGGCGGCGCGCTGCTCAAGCTGCACACCGGAAGCGATCAGTTCGTCCGGCCGAGCATGGGGGCCTGGGTCTCGTACGGTCTGGGAACCGAGAACCAGAACCTGCCCGCGTTCGTCACGATCTGTCCAACGCTGGCACACGGCGGAATGAACAATTGGGGCGCCGCGTTTCTCCCGGCTTACTGCCAGGGAACGCCGATTGGCACGGCCAGCCAGAAGGCGGCCACCGTGCAGGTGAAGAACATCGTCAATCCGAGGGTCGATCCGCAGCTTCAGCGCCGGCAACTCGATCTGCTCGCGGCGATGAATCGCCGCGACCTGGAATCGATGGACGGAGACCAGACTCTCGAAGGCCGCCTGCAATCGTTCGAGCTGGCGTTCCGGATGCAGTCGGTGATGCCCGAGGTCCAGGACCTCACCCGCGAGTCGGCCGCCACTCACCAGCTGTACGGCGTCGACGACCCGGTCACGGAGAACTTCGGCCGCCAGTGCCTGATGGCGCGGCGGTTCCTCGAGCGCGGCGTCCGCTTCGTACAGGTGACCCACAGCGACAGTGAGGTGCAGTGGGACCAGCACGGCGATCTTTACCGCGGTCACACGAAGAACGCCGCGGAGGTCGACAAGCCGATCGCCGGCTTCCTCGCCGACCTCAAGGGGCGCGGTCTGCTGGAAGACACGCTCGTCCTCTGGGGCGGGGAATTCGGTCGCACGCCGACGGCCCAGGGGACGGATGGGCGCGACCACAATCCGCACGGATTCACGATGTGGATGGCCGGCGCCGGCGTCAAAGGGGGCTTCGCTTACGGGGCGACCGACGACTACGGCTACTACGCCGTCGAGAACAAGATGCACGTCAACGACCTGCATGCGACGATCCTGCACCTGATGGGGCTGGATCACGAACGATTGACTTATCGCTACGCCGGGCGGGATTTTCGGCTTACGGACGTGGGAGGACGCGTCGCAACGGATATCCTCGCGTAG
- a CDS encoding M14-type cytosolic carboxypeptidase, producing MSRQVFATVGLLALVAYASRSIASETPAEKLRVASDFEGGSVQVLSIDQAQRVIRFTPGGDPERGWPCWWSFRIDGSREGETITLDLKGSPLSARNNGKETGKPLASSWAMPAQAAISSDGVAWRQTKPGTLQDGAMRYEISGTGQPIHVAWGPPFTPKDTERLIADAHARLPAASGFELATTRQGRPVRGLHIMATKNPNSPCVWIQARQHAWESGASWVGRGVTEWLVSDADAARVLRSEAEIFIVPIMDVDNVATGNGGKEANPRDHNRDWDSAPVYPEVAAAQARLQKLAGEGRLSLFIDLHNPAPGDKRPFFFVGPPELLSLAGRERRERFIQIAARNINDPLALLEAPRVTGPTYHPLWKQISGQWVNANGNPETVSVCLETSWNTPHSTTDGYRTVGNQLAKSVAELMADVAVSPAN from the coding sequence ATGTCCCGACAAGTCTTCGCGACCGTCGGCCTGCTGGCCCTCGTTGCATATGCGTCACGATCGATCGCCAGCGAGACGCCGGCGGAGAAACTTCGGGTCGCGAGCGACTTCGAAGGGGGATCAGTCCAGGTCCTCTCGATCGATCAGGCACAGCGAGTCATTCGATTCACGCCGGGCGGCGATCCGGAACGCGGATGGCCCTGCTGGTGGTCTTTCCGGATCGATGGATCGCGTGAAGGTGAGACCATCACGCTGGATCTGAAAGGGAGTCCGCTTTCGGCGCGCAACAACGGAAAGGAAACCGGCAAGCCGCTCGCCTCCAGTTGGGCCATGCCCGCACAGGCGGCGATATCCAGCGACGGCGTCGCGTGGCGGCAAACGAAGCCCGGCACTCTCCAGGATGGCGCCATGCGCTACGAGATCTCGGGAACCGGACAACCGATCCACGTCGCCTGGGGTCCGCCGTTCACGCCGAAAGATACGGAGCGGCTCATTGCGGATGCTCACGCGCGCCTTCCCGCGGCAAGTGGTTTCGAACTCGCCACCACCCGGCAGGGGCGGCCCGTCCGCGGTCTTCACATCATGGCCACTAAAAATCCGAACTCGCCATGCGTCTGGATCCAGGCGCGTCAGCATGCGTGGGAATCGGGGGCAAGCTGGGTCGGCAGGGGCGTCACGGAATGGCTCGTGAGCGATGCCGACGCCGCGAGAGTCCTGCGCTCAGAAGCGGAGATCTTCATCGTGCCGATCATGGACGTCGATAACGTCGCGACTGGAAACGGCGGGAAAGAAGCGAATCCCCGCGATCACAATCGCGACTGGGACTCAGCCCCGGTTTATCCCGAGGTCGCGGCCGCCCAGGCGCGGCTGCAGAAACTGGCAGGCGAAGGACGTCTGAGCCTGTTCATCGACCTGCACAACCCGGCCCCGGGAGACAAACGTCCTTTCTTCTTTGTAGGCCCGCCGGAGCTTTTGTCCCTGGCAGGGCGGGAGCGCCGCGAACGATTCATCCAGATCGCGGCCAGGAATATCAACGATCCGCTCGCACTCCTCGAAGCCCCGCGAGTCACCGGCCCCACCTACCATCCACTGTGGAAACAGATCAGCGGGCAATGGGTCAACGCCAACGGAAATCCAGAAACCGTCTCGGTCTGCCTGGAGACGTCGTGGAACACCCCGCATTCCACGACCGATGGCTACCGAACTGTCGGCAATCAGCTCGCGAAATCGGTTGCGGAGTTGATGGCCGACGTCGCGGTCAGTCCTGCGAACTGA